The sequence below is a genomic window from Frankiales bacterium.
GGCCGAGGCGCGCGTCGCCGCGGCCAGGCTCGTGGTGCTGGAAGCCGCGCGGCGGGTCGACGAGGCGCCGGGCGACCCGGACACCAACCGGTGGGTGTGGCGGGCGAAGCTCACCGCCGGCGAGACAGCCATGGACGTCGCGGCGTCCGTGCTGGAGGCGGCGGGCACCTCGGCCACGCGGCGCGGCAACCCGCTGGAGCGCATCTTCCGCGACGCGCGCTGCGGCTCGCTCCAGCCGGCCACCAGCGACGTGTGCGCGGACTGGCTCGGCACCGCGGTGCTCGGCGTCGATCCCGACAACGCGGCGCAGGTGCCGCGATGGTGAGCGCCGCGGTCGTGGGCCGCGGGTTCGCCGTGCCGCCGCGGATGGACCAGCAGCAGCTGTGGGACGGCTTCTTCGAGCAGCACTGGTCCGGCAACCGCGTGGCCCGCGCGGTGTGGGCGTCGTCGGGGGTGCGCACGCGGCACGGCGTCGTCGACCCGAGGGTGGAGGACGTGAGCGGCTGGTCGACGGCCGCGCGGATGTCCCGCTTCGCCGACGAGGCGCTGCCCCTCGCCAAGGGCGCCGCGTCCGCGGCGCTCGAGGACAGCGGCACCGACGCGGCCGAGGTGGGCCTGCTCACCGTGGTCTCGTGCACCGGCTACGCGACGCCGGGCATCGACCTCATGCTCGCGCGCGACCTCGGGCTCGCGGACAGCGTCCAGCGGCTCTTCGTGGGCCACATGGGCTGCTACGCAGCACTCCCCGGGCTCGGCGCCGTCGCGGACTACGCGGTGGCCCGGGAGCGGCCGGCGCTGATGCTGTGCGTGGAGCTCACGAGCCTGCACGCCCAGCCCGCGGCGCCCACCACGACGGCGCGCCACGCCGACGAGGACGAGCTCGAGCAGATGGTCGCGCACGCGCTGTTCGGCGACGCCGCCGCCGCCGTCGTGGTGTCGCCCTCGGGCCCCGGTGTCGAGGTCGTCGACGTCGTGGCGCTCACCGACCACGCGACCGGCGACCACATGACGTGGGACGTGACCGACCTCGGCTTCCGGATGGGCCTCTCGCCGCGCGTGCCCGACGTCCTCGCGCTGCACGTGCGCGGCGTGGTCGACGACCTGCTCGGCCGGCACGGCACGAGCATCGACCAGGTCGCCGGCTGGGCGGTGCACCCCGGCGGCCCGCGCATCCTCGACGTCGTGCAGGACCGGCTCGGGCTGCCTGACGACGCGCTCGCGGAGTCGCGAGAGACGCTGGGCGAGTTCGGCAACTGCTCGAGCGCCACGGTGCTGCTCGTGCTCGACCGGGTGCTCACCGCACGGCGTCCGGCCTCGGGCTCGCACCTGGTGGTGATGGCGTTCGGCCCCGGTCTCACGCTCTACGCCGCGCTGCTGCGCGTGCGCTGAGGCGCGCGACCGCGGTCACTCCCCGAGGACGGCCTCCGGCGAGGGGGCGACGTAGTTCGTCATGTCGACACCGGTGACCACGATGTAGGGGGTCGGCTCGGTGTGCAGCTCGCGGTCGACCAGCGGGTGCATAGCGATGTCGATGAGGCCCTCGCGGCCGTCGCCGTGGAAGAAGGCGGTGACGACGCGCAGGCTCTGCCCCGTGGTGAGCACCTGCTCCACCCAGCCGTGCACGGCCGCCGCCAGGTCGGGGTCGGGCGACCACCAGCCGCACTCCCAGAAGCGCACGCCCAGGACGGCGGCGCGGTCGTGCCCGAGCCCCTCGACCGACGTGTGGTTCGCGTCGAGGACCCGGCCGTGCTCGTCGAGCATGCCGGAGAACAGCAGAGGGGTCTCGTAGAGCGCCTGGAACCACAGGACGGACAGGTCGCCGCTGATGGGGCGGCCCACCTCGAACATGCCTCGGCCCGGTCCGGGCGACCAGCGTTCGACTCCCTTGTAGCGGCGCACGTGCTCTCCTCCTGCTGCTGCCCGGCGGTCCGGTGCCGGACCGCCCGACCTCACACCGGCGGGACCCCCACCCTCGCATCGCCGTCCGTTTTCCGGAAGGTTGCGCGGAGCGCCGGACGGCGAGCACGGAGAGTGGGCACTGTCGACCCGGGTGTGCCGAGCGACGGTGCGACGGCACGACCCTGTGCCGACGCGTCTGCACGACGATCCTGGTGGAACCGACCCGAGCGCGACAGGGGTGATAGGTGGCGACCTCCGAGCAGCTGTCCCTTCCCCCACGACGCGACATCGCCCCGGCACTGCTCGCGCTCACCTCCCGGCTGGCCGCCGCCGGCGACCCGTCCGAGGTCCTCGACGTCCTCCTCGAGCACTGCCCGTCGCTGCTCGGGGCCGACCTGGTCAACGTCTCGCTGCTCGACCCCGACGGCGACACCTTGCGGCTGGTGTCCTCGCGCAGCACCTCGCTGGAGGTGGCCGAGGAGTTCGCCGCGTACCCGCTCGACGCGCCCCTGCCCACCCGCGACGCCATGGCGGGCGAGGGCCGCACGGTGGTGCTGCGCTCCCTCGCCGAGCGCGACGCGCGCTACCCGGCGCTGGCCGGGGTGGAGGTGGCGCACGAGGCGTTCCTGGTCACACCCCTGCGCACGGCCCGGGTGCGGGTCGGGGCGCTCGGACTGGGCTGGCTGTCGTCCGCCGACCTCACCGACGAGGTCGTGGCCGTCAGCGAGTCGGTGGCCGAGCTCGTCGCCTCGGCGCTCGAGCGCGCCCTCGCCGCCCGCGACGAGATGCGCGCACGCCGGCGCGCGCAGGGGGCGCTGCTGAAGCTCCAGAGCCTCCAGCAGCTCACCAGCGACCTGGCGCACACGACGGACGTCCGTGAGGCGGGCGACCTCGTGGCCCAGAGCGCCTGCGACGAGCTCGGGGCCGACGCGGCGACGATCCACATGCTCGACGCCTCCGGCACGTGGGCAACGCAGCTGGCCACCTGCGGGCTGGACTCCGAGGAGGTCACGCGCCGCACCACGTGGCCGGTGACCGACTCGGACGTCGCGCTCGAGCTGCTCGAGACGGGCGAGCCGGTCGTGGTGCGCTCGCGACGCGAGCGCGACGAGCGCTTCCCCTCGTTCCAGGCCCGCCGCATCACGCAGCAGGCGTGGGTCACGGTGCTCCTCACCGTGGGCGGCCGGGCGGTGGGGATCGCGGCTTTCGGGTGGGACGAGCCCCACGACGTCGACGACGACGAGCTCGTGCTGCTCCAGGCCCTGGCCGGGCACGCCGCGGCAGCGATCGACCGCGCCCGGCTGATCGAGGACGAGCAGGCCCAGCGGCACCGGGCCGAGCGCGGGCGCGAGCGGCTCGTGCTGCTGTCCGAGGTGGGCCGGGTGCTCGACTCCGCGGCGGACGCCGACCGGGCGGTGGCGATGGTGCGCCGAGCAGTGCTGGCCGGCCGGGCCGACTGGTGCCGCTTCGAGGGGGCTTGCGACGACGCCCCGGTCGAGCCCGGGTCGCCGCTGCACTCCGAGGAGGCGAACGCCGCAGCGCAGACCGCGGCCCACGAGCGGGCCGTCGTCGCGTTCACGGTCCTCGAGGATGGTCGGCCCAGCCGGGAGGGCCTCGCGGTGCCGGTGCGGTGGTCCGGTCCCCGCCCCCTGGTGATGCTCGTCGCCGTCGAGCCCGGGCACGAGCTCGCGGAGTCCGACCGTGGCGCCTACGAGGAGGTCTGCCGCCGCCTGGCCGCCCGGCTGGACAACCTCGCCCTCCTCGAGGAGCAGACCCGGATCGCCGAGCGGCTCCAGGAGTCGCTGCTGCCCGCTCCGTTCCCGGAGGTCCCCTGGCTGACCCTCGGCTCGGCGTACGAGCCCGCGGACACCTCGCTCGACGTGTGCGGCGACTTCCTCGACGTGTTCGAGGCCGACGACGGCGACCTCGTGCTCGTCATCGGCGACGTCGTCGGCCGAGGCGTGGAGGCGGCCGGGCTCACCGGGCTCGCCCGGCACACCCTGCGCGCGCTGGCCGGCGACCTGAGCCCGGACCGCGCCCTGCGCCGGCTGAACGGCACGCTGCTCGGCACGGCGTCGCGGGACGAGGCGCCCTCGCTGCTCACCGCGGCGTGCCTGCGGCTGCGGCGCACGGAGGGGGGCGCACGGCTCACCCTCGCGCTGGGCGGGCACTGCCAGCCGGTGCTCGTCCAGGACGGACGGGTCTCGCTGTTCGGCGAGCCGGGCACGCTGCTGGGCGCGTTCGACACCGTGTCGCACCCGCTGACCACCGTGGACCTGGCGCCGGGGGACGTCGTCGTGCTCTACACCGACGGCGTGATCGAGGCGAAGGGGGCGGAGGTGGCGGACCAGTTCGGCGACGAGCGGCTGATCGAGCTGCTCGTGGAGCAGACCGACCACGACCCCGCCCACCTCGCGCGCGAGGTGATCGGCACGGTGCGCCGCTTCCGCCGCTCGGCGCCGGACGACATGGCCGTCCTCGTCGTGCGGATCGACTGAGCCGCACGGGCTCTCGCGGCAGCGACGTCTCAGCCGCTCAGGACTGCGTGGCCGAGTCGGCCGCGGCCTCGAGGTCGGCCACCACGATGCGGGTCATGCCGAACATCGCCTGCAGCGCGGCACCGGCCCGCGCCGGGTCGCGGTCGGCGAGCAGCTCGCCGAGCCGGTCCGGCACGATCTGCCACGACACGCCCCAGCGGTCCTTGAGCCAGCCGCACGGGCCCTCCTCGCCGCCGTCGGCGACCAGCGCGTCCCAGTACCGGTCGACCTCGGCCTGGTCCGCGCACGCCACCGACAGCGAGAACGCCTCCGTGGGCCCGAACTCGGCCGGACCGCCGATGGCGCGGTACTCGACGCCACCGAGGGTGAAGCCGGCGAGCAGCGTGGCCTCGCCGTCGGGGCCGGGCGAGTACTGCAGCGAGGTGATCTGCGAGCCCGGGACGAGCGAGGTGTACAGGCGCAGCGCCGCCTCGCCGTCGGTGCGGAACCAGAGGCAGGGCGTGACCTTCTGCCGAGCCGCGCCGGGGGCGTCGTCGTCGCTCATGCCGCGAGTCTCCTGTCACCGTCGGCAGGACTGTCAACCGGTCCGGTCCC
It includes:
- a CDS encoding type III polyketide synthase, translating into MVSAAVVGRGFAVPPRMDQQQLWDGFFEQHWSGNRVARAVWASSGVRTRHGVVDPRVEDVSGWSTAARMSRFADEALPLAKGAASAALEDSGTDAAEVGLLTVVSCTGYATPGIDLMLARDLGLADSVQRLFVGHMGCYAALPGLGAVADYAVARERPALMLCVELTSLHAQPAAPTTTARHADEDELEQMVAHALFGDAAAAVVVSPSGPGVEVVDVVALTDHATGDHMTWDVTDLGFRMGLSPRVPDVLALHVRGVVDDLLGRHGTSIDQVAGWAVHPGGPRILDVVQDRLGLPDDALAESRETLGEFGNCSSATVLLVLDRVLTARRPASGSHLVVMAFGPGLTLYAALLRVR
- a CDS encoding PAS domain-containing protein — protein: MRRYKGVERWSPGPGRGMFEVGRPISGDLSVLWFQALYETPLLFSGMLDEHGRVLDANHTSVEGLGHDRAAVLGVRFWECGWWSPDPDLAAAVHGWVEQVLTTGQSLRVVTAFFHGDGREGLIDIAMHPLVDRELHTEPTPYIVVTGVDMTNYVAPSPEAVLGE
- a CDS encoding SpoIIE family protein phosphatase produces the protein MATSEQLSLPPRRDIAPALLALTSRLAAAGDPSEVLDVLLEHCPSLLGADLVNVSLLDPDGDTLRLVSSRSTSLEVAEEFAAYPLDAPLPTRDAMAGEGRTVVLRSLAERDARYPALAGVEVAHEAFLVTPLRTARVRVGALGLGWLSSADLTDEVVAVSESVAELVASALERALAARDEMRARRRAQGALLKLQSLQQLTSDLAHTTDVREAGDLVAQSACDELGADAATIHMLDASGTWATQLATCGLDSEEVTRRTTWPVTDSDVALELLETGEPVVVRSRRERDERFPSFQARRITQQAWVTVLLTVGGRAVGIAAFGWDEPHDVDDDELVLLQALAGHAAAAIDRARLIEDEQAQRHRAERGRERLVLLSEVGRVLDSAADADRAVAMVRRAVLAGRADWCRFEGACDDAPVEPGSPLHSEEANAAAQTAAHERAVVAFTVLEDGRPSREGLAVPVRWSGPRPLVMLVAVEPGHELAESDRGAYEEVCRRLAARLDNLALLEEQTRIAERLQESLLPAPFPEVPWLTLGSAYEPADTSLDVCGDFLDVFEADDGDLVLVIGDVVGRGVEAAGLTGLARHTLRALAGDLSPDRALRRLNGTLLGTASRDEAPSLLTAACLRLRRTEGGARLTLALGGHCQPVLVQDGRVSLFGEPGTLLGAFDTVSHPLTTVDLAPGDVVVLYTDGVIEAKGAEVADQFGDERLIELLVEQTDHDPAHLAREVIGTVRRFRRSAPDDMAVLVVRID
- a CDS encoding VOC family protein; translation: MSDDDAPGAARQKVTPCLWFRTDGEAALRLYTSLVPGSQITSLQYSPGPDGEATLLAGFTLGGVEYRAIGGPAEFGPTEAFSLSVACADQAEVDRYWDALVADGGEEGPCGWLKDRWGVSWQIVPDRLGELLADRDPARAGAALQAMFGMTRIVVADLEAAADSATQS